The Belonocnema kinseyi isolate 2016_QV_RU_SX_M_011 chromosome 1, B_treatae_v1, whole genome shotgun sequence genomic interval CAGCACAAACAAGTGCAGACTCTGCAACAACGCCATGAGGGAGCCAAACATTATAGAACACTTCAAGCTATGCAAGGCCTTACAAAGGCTAATCTTGCGTAGGGCCGGAATGCCAGAAGAAGTACTTAAGTACCACCCTCACCGAGACGTGAGACAGATGTTCCGAAATGAAATGGCCCAAGCGGAATCACAAAGAATCATTGAGAAAGCGGAACAGGAGTTGACGAGAATGACAGAGCAGAGACTTTTAAGGGTAAAAGTACACTACAGACGAACTGAGGACGAAGAAAGAGAAGGCAACAAACAATGAGAGGACTTGAGACAGCAAAGAAAAGCGGACTAaattaaacaactaaaaaaaCTGAACATTAAGCTTAAGAAAgattagaaaaatacaaaattatacccCGAATTATCTTAAGCACATACAGGAATAAACTGGACTAATTCACACAAAATAAGACCCCCTAATATCTTAggaatacaaataacaatcagctttttccttttctttatgTTTATATGTTACAGGAACCAGAAAACCACGGAAGAGAGCTGGAACAGAAAAATAACCAAGCGCTCCGCGCTCTTCAAAGATATCCTAAAGGAAAATACAGAtaattttaaatgtcaattttgcGAAAAATGAATACCAAGGGCAATTTATATCATACATGACTCTTTCTGTAACAAAAGACCATATAGATACAGACAAAACTACACGACTCCAAACGACGACGGAAAAATATACAAACAAGGAGGTTGGGAATACATCAACGACAAAATTCAAAacctactaaaaattaaattaaccaaataacaacatataaaaaacaaaagaCTGCACTCTAGAACTAGACTTATACATTGACTCCCAAAGCGTACAGGAACTAGAGAGAGAATTAGGTCAGTTTTAAAGGTATGTACCTGAACCCCCGNNNNNNNNNNTCTGTTACATTATTAAACCGAATCGTCGCAGCCCTAGGTAAAGGCTTTGTCATACCTCTGGAGAGATACGGCGGAACCCTCGAGGGGCCCCGAAACCTCACGCCACAAGGCGCCATCATATGAATTCGGAAATCGTGCTTTTCGGCTAGTCAGTCGTCCTTGGTCTGTAGCTCGTAATTAGTGTTCTAGTGTTCGGTTCACCACCACGCTCTCTTCACCTCACCCCGCCAAGAAGTCGCATCATCTCCAGGGTATCCTTATCATCAGCCTTCTTACCGATACGTCGATTCCTTCATTCCTTACATTCCATgtaatttgtgaataaaattatCATCATTCTTTTTGATCTGTGTTTGATTGTGTCTCTACCTTTTCTCGGTACAACATTTCCCATTTCCCTCCCCTGCTTTACCTCCGTAAAAGAGGATAGTGTAAATAGGGAAAGAAGGTGGTGAGAAAGTGCAGGGTTTGGATGTGTGGGAAATAAATTCAGGGGAGTTTAGGAGAAGGAAATTAGAAAAGGGAGAAATAAGAGAAGAAAGAAGGAAAGTAGGAAAGTAGGTTTAATACGGAGTTGGACAGTGTGGGAAGGAAAGTAGTGGAAGTCAGTGAAAGCGAAGGGATAGGAAGTGAGTGATCGGAAATACATTATATTTTGTACATtccaatataatatatataattaaaaatttgtcataaggacaaccgcagaatttcgccgggagcgggtgctaatctgaaaaattgcacccgcttccagcgaaatcgcggtaaNNNNNNNNNNNNNNNNNNNNNNNNNNNNNNNNNNNNNNNNNNNNNNNNNNNNNNNNNNNNNNNNNNNNNNNNNNNNNNNNNNNNNNNNNNNNNNNNNNNNtcagcagaaacccttggtacagggaccctctatccgcaacccgaggacgagttcggtggctttgtcataggcccttcggtttgattctagtggaatcaaaaccgaatatatatatatatataggagtCTGGCCAGACCACATGTGCCAAACCAAagtttatattcaaataaatatctttATAATTATCCTTGAAGTATATGTatcatatcaaattaaaaaaaaaaaagatagatgATGAAGTTTGAGGAAGAGTCAGGGACTTTCTAGTTTCTAGCTCAATTAAAGgttaagaaaaagtttaaatcgcAAAAAGTCTGGCTGTACCAATGTGCCAAAAGGAGAGATAATGTATTAGTATCATGCATACTTATTTCCTTGAGTGGTCTTACTAAAACTCGTGATGGCCTCCAACTTTCAACACGCTCTCGCTTCAAACATTTTCCCAATGCTTCCTTACCCGCCGACTATAAAGATCGACCTTCTTTGCACTAGAACCCCTTTCTTTCGATTTGCTCTTCTATCCTCAACTCTAGCTCCTCCTTTAGTTTATTTATCAGCTATATACTTTCCTCGATAATCACCCTAATAAACACCTCTTCTCGGCACTTACCATTATCATCCCTCTTGATTATCTGCCAAATCCTCCATACAGATGTTGGAAACTTTTGAATACCGGGCGACCTCCCAGAGTATGCAGAATTATCTTTGAACGCGGGGCTTTGCAAGAGTGGACGAACCTTTTCTTTATATGTACGTGGAAATAACTATGACACCACCATACACTGTTGTATACGCGGCTTAAAACGATCGAACACGCAGAACTCTCGGCGATGGGTCGGCAAACTCAAGGATAACTTGTTAAACTGCTACGATGCCAGAGCTTCAGCACGTTTCGCAACAGTCTTTGCGAAATCAAACTACCTAGTTCTCGAAAAATGGATATGAAAGCTGGTACTCCCTTAGGGATGATAGCGATTTCAGGAAAAGGAGGAACACGAACATCCAGGTCCCTCTTAAGCCTCAAAATCTGGCTGAAACCGTTGCCTTCTTTCCTGAGGATGTCTCGGACAAGTTCAACCTCTATGCtatcaatttttcagtttatgatGTTGCGAGATTTTGGCTAACTCAAATCGAAGGTTAAAACGTACGATGGATTAAAAGATCAAAAGAAGATTGTATTAACTAAACAAGAAGATTGGATGAGCAAGACAAAATAGATCCTATGTTTAGTGTGTGATAGCTTACATAACATCTGGTGAGCCGTTTACTGAAAGGGTCCTAAAGTTTGCTCATGAACTGTGGATCTGCCATCACAGATTGAAAAAGTCAAAGCTCCTGACAATCAATCAGCACATTGTCGACAAAATAAGGGCATCGTTTAACGCAAGGAGGAGAATACAGAAGAGAGAGGGTGCGTcagggagaatcaacagtttttcACTGATTCATCGCGCGTATTCAGCGATTTCCCTGTTTCCCTGAAAAACCAGCCCAAAACAAACGAGATAGAGACTTTTTGGAGAGAGGTATACAAGATCCCGAAAACACTGGAATTAAAGGAAAGCACTACAAATATAATTCGCTTTAAAGAGCTTTGcctacccgagtcgaaatttaggccctactttgaagccgtaactctGACCTTAGTAGGCGCTGGAATCTGTAAAGAAGATTCTGTATAAGGagtgatttcaatgtaattttgaccctactttgacgctaaaagtatccgaaatcggccgtttttccacgtttagcgtcaaagtacgGTCTGTATTTAAGACAAATTGAACCCTCTTTTAAAATCtaaactactactgtaggacttgtggcatcaaagcaggttaTGATTAGTTTACTCCAATTTAATTTGCGATTTatgaagagtttaatataaattggttctgttttttagaggtattctacgttatacgctttaaaagaacttggggctacatatttaaatttgattctgtgttatttattacttgtatgaatacaatgtcaaacttgctgatttcaataaaaatatttttttgtctctttattaagtcaaagtagggtcttgagttataaaaatatagactataaagatttaaattagcttcagagaggtgttacagcttcaaagtaggctcaatgtttcattctctaggaatttaaagtttaaagcaagggctataagtttaaatagcgttaaatcaggttctaataaggagctgcaacttcaaagtagggtctaaatttcgactcgggtataGGCACTAATTGGTGGAAACAATTCAATAAACCAAGCTTatcgtaatattaaaaatattactaatttatttttctgtttcctccgaaataaagttttgaaccaTATTTTCGTGTATGAATGTGATTAACAGGATTACCCAATTTTCCCAGGttgcaaattcacttttttaataagCTGTATACCTaatgttgaagaaaattaattatttcattaatccAATGTTGTGCGTCGGGATGAATAAGATTAGCAAAAACATCTGGACGTTTTCCAATTTCCAGCGTTCGATAAAGAAGCACACCAATCAGTCGTTTATTGTAAACTAAAGGACCACCTTCATCGCCAATGCAAGTGGCCCTCCTTCCACTTGCATCAAGAGTGCAAATATATCTCAAATTAATATAAACGGGGCCATGATGTGCCTGCACACACTCCTGCTGGGAAATTAATGGCAATCGGGTCATCATTAAATTCACAGGAAACACAGGCGGGTTCCTGAAATGAgagaaataagtattttttaaaagcatttttaagaaaaaaaataatgaaaacttactTAGGTCCTAAGCTGGTGCAACCCCATCCACTGAACCAAGCGTACGAATTTGCAGGTAGAACTTCcgtaaacagttcaattttggcATTATGGCTTTTGTGAAGGTCAATCGatggagaaattttcaatatcGCTGTACAAACAAATTCCTTAAATCAATTTCATTGCGATATGAATTAGTTGTTTTGAATGCTAAAATGTTACCATAATATCCTTTTATGTCCAAGCAAATGATcctaggatatttaaaaaataactatgttCTTTTAACTTTATCTATCAATATTATCAGAGAATACTTTCGGCGTTTATAGAAACTATGGAAACTATAATGCTGTAGTTACCTAAATTATAAACTGAAGTGAATATTCTCCTTGTAATATTGTGTCGATTTCCCTCATTTCTCTTTTCTGAACCAGATAAAATATAGTATGTTATAAAAATCGATACCTTAATACAAGACGGCACAGTTAAAATGATATCAGAGTCTAATATAATGCCAGCGCAGTGACTAAGACCATCTTTTACAATATTGACAATATATGGAGCTCTTTGAAGCGATCCAGGCACTTGGCCATTATTCGTTCGATTAATGACACGCTTTTTACGGATGTGCAGATCCGAGGATTCTTCTGAAAAAATGATGCAAATTTATTCATTAGCATCATGTATATTATTGACTGCAATGGCGGaacgaacatttttttacacgcttggaaaattggaattttcgaaatagaaaacaATTTAACTGTACATCAAACCGTCTTGATTTCCCACAGAAAAACgctagttttaaatttgttgcagcgcAAATTttattgggctcccaatgatcatttgagagagttttcaagtctcaaatgtattcctctgaacgtaggtgcccatgtgggcatctaggggaaagtatcatttggagcctgaattttggctcatgcagagttgtggagttctgaaccgcgctgtcagccacctaaATACCtgcaaagcaactattcgctttgcgatattagcctaaataattgttaataaggaaaccaattgaaacaatatttacctaattttcaaatttctttcatttcatagggcgtaccagtcacttagaataaaattataacttcctaatgcaacttccaaaagttaggttagccatgcccgtcgacatttaaactaaagccgggatgtatagaaaaagtcatgaccgtctatatatacaataaggtattttcactccaatgactagctcacttcacttcgttgaatactgagagGATAACAATTGACCCAATGCATGGGaattggttaatttttgctctatttttctaatatcttcgtagaaagtaatttttctgtataagtgcaatggaaaaataatttttcttttttagggactatttaatgcaataataaaatgataataatgttcgttcatgcgtgcgttagggctgagcgctggttgtcaaccctttgaagcgcgattcaaaattacattgaaaaacaattcttgtagtttagataaataattattaaaatatacacaaaaatgtatacaaattgtgtaacttttgatttcagataagaaaaaaatttataacacatatacgtatttgatgaataacagtttattttcattgaatttgaaagactaatatttctcaaaatatttgttaatagatacatctttttaaataccatatgatatttcagcagcttgatatatagaagttaattgcagaatataatagtgataatatttgaataattctaaaacaaaatttcagattgttcttttcgattgagacgtgacgaaacgacgcttgaagtaaaaaaaaaaaaagaaaacacagCTACAATGCAGTcatgataatttatgtattaataggttatataattatatgaattcccagaaaaatacatacaaaatattaaaaacttataaataattattttcaatcacttttccaagaaatttctttttaaattaaattttttgtaaaatataatttggtctttggaattcactgaaaataaactgttattaatataatatacgtgtcgtattttttgcctgaaatcaaagttacacaatttgtatatattcttgtggatattttaataattatttacttaagttacaagaattttatttaaatgtaattttgaatcgcgcgccaattgcggccaatgagcggtcagccctaacgcaagcgcagtagctcagggtgccaacattggcatcattggtgcACAttataaaccggaaaaataaatcaaatcagccggcaggaaaaagttgtgatataaaagcctcaattaggtattttcacttcaaccatcagctaacttcactttgttaaaagctgagagggaaaatggattaaatgcatggaacaaaactttatttctgtaatatatttgtaattaattattattttattatttcattaaatagtattaaaaaaataaaaactattttttaactacacttatatagaaaaaattaccttttacgaagatgttagcaaaatagggcaaaaatgaactgaatcccatacatttggtcccttattttcccctcagcaatctacgaagtgaagttagctgttcattgaagtgaaaatacctaataggttttcatcttatcagtttgaatgttcccgctgctatatttgaaacattgcaatgtttcacgaaactccctatgtttcatgaaacttttcatcaggctaaagtttcatgcaaatttacgtCCCTACTCaccgcgaaaaacaaatttctgtttttattatacaattgtatttaccttatctttcatgtatgacactagccactgcaagattagatatctaaggtacctttaaacttccgcagaaaatctagtggaaatttgttcgaacgaccaggcatcaatttcagtgcagacggtcacgacttagtttgtacatcccggctttggtggtttgaatgtcaagtagtaggttttgactaaccttacatttggatattacatcacgccaagtactatttttattccaagactatttagtcgctggtaaatgggaggaaataaaaagttaggtaattattattataacttacctgcttattaacatctgtttcacttaaataacgaccgacaaaatgatcttgacaggtgacttacagtttgtagacgacacttcacgttgcactggatgagaaaaaacagtgtctaaatgatgcttttcccctagattctccgaatgagtCTGTgtagctcaaatttgttgcaactctattgaacaccaatttcggtgtacattggaggatcggcgattttctgtcccttagattattacaattttcaaaaacataatagcTTTatgtttgtttggttaaaaattgatccaaaattcaacccaaatgtttgaaattcgaatattcgaataaatcgaaattcaaagatttgactTGACTTTTGGGATCattcttttttatcagaaaagtagttattttgattgaaaacattaTAATAACTTCAGAAAATCAAACCGGTtttatgacaatttaaatttttttatattccgaaaagtccaattttccaaacgtgtctaaatttaaattaaaaactcgaataAACGACTCAACGCCTCTTTTTCCTACCTTTCTCTCCAACAAAATGGAATAGACACAGAATCCATTGGAACTAAGTTAAAAGTAAAAGAAGTATCGCCTACCAGTATTTACTTCTGATAAAATGACATTCACTTCTGATAAAATTGCACAAGCAATTTGAATGAACTATttacaaaagtaaaataattttgcgGTTATCAATTgtcacaaaataaataatattaagtgacttttcattcaaaCCCTCCTACTCACTTTTACTTTCATCTCTTATATATTCCCTCCATATAGTCCCTTCTTATTTTCTTCAGTACTTCCCGATTAAATGGTCTAACAATATGTTTAgcttacataaaaatatatatgaaattcaatacaaaaaattccatctttaataaataaattttctttctaatctaACAATATACTGTAATAAAATGTGACAGCAAAAGAATTGACAGGAATTGCAGTAGAAAAAAGAAATATCACTTACCAAAATTCTCGTCTGATAATACAAGAATTACTTGCGACAAAATTGCACAGACTATTACAAGGCtcaagtaatattttcttttcatcttgacaagaaattattcaatctgaataaacaatttataagtataaaattTCGTGAGAGAAAACAAGAGTCTACGGAGTTTTTCCGTTAACAATTATTAAAGAACAAACGATTTAACTGGCttttcgatttgagaaaaaatgtttttacaaaacTAAATTATTAGATTACATACATTCTGACTCGAATTAGCTTGCAGCCTTTATTGTCTATATATCATTTGGAAATCACAGTCTTATCTTTCTTgcgaaatgtttggaaataattCTTAGCGTAGTCTCAGAATTTAgtctaatttttaagtatttttaatgaactaaatttaatttgaaaatattacttcCCACGATTAAAAATTAGGgagttaataaaaattgtatacgaTTCTAAATTAGTACTGAAAGTTTCCCATACTAAACACCTTTCCTTAAATTGCATATGAGTCattccaaaattgtttttttttaatcggctgAGTCACCATGtgagggatttttttaaatttaagtttttcgtcATTTTAACATATTGAAATTCATAGTAAATTTGACAGATAATCCTGTAGGAAGAGTCATGCATTTGTCTCTAATCGCCTGCACTAAGTTAAGATCTCAACGAgagtccattagtatccaagatgGTTCATTTTATGCATCTCTCACTCGGCTGACAATCTTCATCACATacttcttataaactattttttctccACACTTTCCTTTTCTGACATACAGCTTTACCTTCCGTCAGGTctactcgctaaatctgaattagttaaatttaactaattagcagTCAAATTTGACTAATTGTAGAAGCAAGAACTCAGTAACTGATAATTGGTCCAAAATAACTAATAGAATTTGTTACTTTCGTCTAACCAATTAAATTAGTCAAAagctacacggagaaaccttttgctgcaatatttgctaaaaatcagactagattttactattttcagtttgcaatggagggacatagcagaacttttgtaatgtttactactccgtGTATTAACTAgcaactacatgccgaactacaaaattcattggaataaaatttaaaaatgttacatttatttcttcagaagattgcaatatttgcaaaggactatagtaacgtcgagagagaccggcgcactgatttagcaagcgacttagtaaaaattggtgcagtcagaatAGCAGACGAAAAAACTAAACCCAACATgtgccgcgtcgcgttgaaggttacgatACGTATCagtttacacgagcatacgacgtaaatacAGACGTATTTATCATGGGATTTTGAACTCTTGCGCACtaggaatggaatggaagcttctaatgtgtcccctaagggtttacatttttcttataccttctctattcctttacacaccctccacacacttacttggtggtggaagggggNNNNNNNNNNNNNNNNNNNNNNNNNNNNNNNNNNNNNNNNNNNNNNNNNNNNNNNNNNNNNNNNNNNNNNNNNNNNNNNNNNNNNNNNNNNNNNNNNNNNgctaggctagtgttcaccgcatgggccaccgagactcttccagagtgcgaggcgggaatcgaacccgcaatccgaaggagtgggtccaaagcctacgctttatcCCCACGACAATCGTCCCACTCCCCTCTTGCGCACTATtctctttatttaaattacaattgtacagtacacacgattatatatagtttatacattattatataccctggaggaccgaaggaaccgaatggagcctttacaaagtacccgtaaagaccctattgggtccccattcggttcctttttaataaACTCGAAAAAAccgcaaaatcaacttttaatttgttgaaattcggattctacgttaaaattccgtaTAGAAGCTCACGGgataatcgcaatagtttcttttgaaacggtaaaaagtttaaaaaaataaaagacgtataacgccttttgactgctacacttcaaacgcatcgcctgtaagtagcagtcaacaggcgttatacgtcttttatttttttaacctttttaccgttgcaaaaaaaactattgctattatttcgtgaccttctatacgaaattttaacgtagaatccaaatttcaataatttaaaagtttattttgctgttttttcgtgTTTtgcaaaaaggaaccgaatagggatcCAATAGGTTCTTTATGGGTACTTAGTAGAGGCTCCAtccggttccttcggtccgccagggtacatgcaagaatattatattacaagctgaaacagaaaaatgtgattaaagtaaaAACGGAGAAAAAAAGAACGCGGAATTAGTGTTGCTGAGCAATACGAAATTTACATGAGTTACGCTAAACCAACACGGCTGTGGAACACTGCAGTTTTAGCAGGACTTTTCAGCTACGTTAACAGATACGCATCCCCATGCCATACGAACCAGCTGATGTCCTGTCGCCGTGTGTTGTTGCGTATTCAAATTATCATTGTGAcatgattaattattgtttaatatatgCTGGACTGAAAAAGTAAACAGAAAGGATAGACGATTTTGTGCAACGAACATTAGAAGATTGAAGTTTAGAGAACTgtatacaaagatttcaaaataagttttataGTTGGCTTTATAACCTGCaagttaatataatataaattaatgtgATTATAGACTGCTTAAACGGCTCTGTGAAGTCTTTatagtgtacattttttaaaataaataactttgaaaaattatactcttttaaaCTAAGCTTAAATATATTCCTTTCAAAATCGACTAAAATTTCTAACTGGAGTATCAAATCAGGCGGATACTGCTTGACATTTCGGAATATTTGACGAGGTACGTGCACCTCCAATGCTACTTTCTACAGCCATGCTAAAACTGCAGTGTTCGTGTATGCTGTAGTAGCGGTAATCTGCTGACTGGGTGATTCATACTATTAGGGCAGGACTTTTGGGCCACAGCGACCGGACTTTTTTCTCCGtgaagctggtgggaatcgaataCGGGTCTCTATCGCGGCAGCATGGCGATattccattcggctaaactagataatgggatccagaaatttatcgcccttatgaagtaaatgctagcactcaaatttatttccattaaattattctataattgttcacgctcggctgcactcggtccaacgctaggctcacttactaagtcacttactaatattcgagaaggATCTTCCGAATtggtcttactccataatacaaaaaaatagaaagtgtcgtggtataattcatattcctacagacaatagcaattcctcttacaaatgtagtcttttatgttatctcagatacttattacttctacactttttatataatttaattatgtctctactaatttatcctatctatgattttactataaaaaatattaagacttTGTATTATGAATAGGAAAATTCCATATAAAAAcagcatagcttacgattattgtattaaaatatacgaattatcaccttggtccctcgattttaacctaatttaatcatttttccagtacaaagtttctcagtgtagacGTGGCGCGCTACCGGTCGCCATAGCGGTCGGTGGCGAAACTACTAATTCgttattcaaaaatataccaattGGTTATTCAAGATTTACTAATTGATTAGTCAAAAATGAGACGCTTTCGGAGAGACGCACATGTCCGTAacgcaaatgtttatttataagacATCCGtttaaatcgtttttaaattgcacgatgagatttattttttacacttgGTAGTTATCGCAGCGAAGAAAAGAACTGTTAATTAACCAACATAAGTACAAACTAAAAACCCTTCTTTAAAAGCAAAACTCCCCTATTTTCCTATAAATTGAGCAGGTGAACCACTGTAATCCCTGTTGCAATATAGAAACTGAAGAGAGTTtctcatatatatttattataaactcactATTTCtccgttttaatcgaaaagtccGAGGTAATTCTTGTGAATTTCCATGATAGCCAGTGTCTTCTTTGATATACGAGgtatgttcaaaaagtaaggtgacttttcaattttcgcgggctacgtacattcaagttttaagtttttggtttttttgtgttggtacactcgtcacgatcttATGTTCACAGTGTAATATCCCACCTGGGGTTACGGCGCGAACGCcgatcttattcaaaatttaattagagtttaattgaaattttaattgaattgaaattaattaaataaaataattgaatattccaatGCTAGTTGATGTGATTTGAAAtgatacacaaaaatattttagtttaaaagagaACTTAAACTAACCGTTTAAGTCTCTATGTATATTCTA includes:
- the LOC117174283 gene encoding uncharacterized protein LOC117174283, which produces MDSTNKCRLCNNAMREPNIIEHFKLCKALQRLILRRAGMPEEVLKYHPHRDVRQMFRNEMAQAESQRIIEKAEQELTRMTEQRLLRVKVHYRRTEDEEREGNKQ
- the LOC117179411 gene encoding chymotrypsin-1-like, giving the protein MAVESSIGGAQESSDLHIRKKRVINRTNNGQVPGSLQRAPYIVNIVKDGLSHCAGIILDSDIILTVPSCIKEFVCTAILKISPSIDLHKSHNAKIELFTEVLPANSYAWFSGWGCTSLGPKNPPVFPVNLMMTRLPLISQQECVQAHHGPVYINLRYICTLDASGRRATCIGDEGGPLVYNKRLIGVLLYRTLEIGKRPDVFANLIHPDAQHWINEIINFLQH